The Sander vitreus isolate 19-12246 chromosome 5, sanVit1, whole genome shotgun sequence genome includes a region encoding these proteins:
- the LOC144518170 gene encoding transmembrane protein 248 — MWSRMMGFWQPVTNIRDYVSQNPPGVTFFLCLLTLAISFICLSSYSYTHTLPNPDTVKDWNHLLSSLSKFQLCVKANASTSALVSPVPSPMMDRNISVDSTKTPSLTMLRLKVPLIVTTSSNSGSLKYIGLQTALRASQLHLGGNEIVNVTLEVLSGNDTYTCLTINAQTHLLPMSLLPPECPASENNISPIHVEASNQLPTASQTCYSLRSKNDPTLTVMLTQVEQSVAVRHLLEVSVCLLGVCLLLCVAASLTHPTLRRYHWNGLDLQNEPLIDT; from the exons ATGTGGAGCCGGATGATGGGTTTCTGGCAGCCGGTGACCAACATTAGAGATTATGTATCCCAAAATCCTCCAGGGGTTACATTCTTCCTGTGTCTGCTGACTTTGGCTATCTCCTTTATCTGCCTCAGCTCTTACAGCTACACTCACACTCTGCCTAACCCTGACACAGTAAAG GACTGGAACCATCTGCTGTCCTCCTTATCTAAGTTCCAGCTGTGTGTGAAAGCCAATGCAAGTACATCTGCGCTTGTCTCGCCAGTCCCCTCTCCTATGATGGATAGAAACATTTCAGTTGACTCTACAAAGACTCCTTCTCTCACCATGTTGCGTCTCAAGGTTCCTCTGATTGTGACTACCAGCTCAAACAGTGGCTCTCTAAAATACATTGGTTTACAGACTGCCTTGAGAGCCAGTCAATTACATCTTGGAG GCAATGAGATTGTTAATGTGACTCTAGAGGTTTTGTCTGGAAATGATACCTACACCTGCCTCACCATTAATGCCCAAACACACCTCCTGCCCATGAGCCT ACTTCCGCCAGAGTGCCCTGCATCTGAGAACAACATTTCACCCATCCATGTGGAAGCGAGCAACCAGCTGCCTACAGCATCACAAACCTGCTACAGTCTACGCTCCAAGAACGACCCTACACTCACAGTCATGTTAACACAG GTGGAGCAGAGCGTGGCGGTGCGACATCTGTTGgaagtcagtgtgtgtctgttaggaGTTTGTTTGTTACTCTGTGTAGCTGCTAGTCTCACACATCCAACCCTACGTCGCTACCATTGGAATGGACTGGATCTACAAAAT GAGCCCTTGATAGACACCTGa